A single genomic interval of Penicillium psychrofluorescens genome assembly, chromosome: 2 harbors:
- a CDS encoding uncharacterized protein (ID:PFLUO_003711-T1.cds;~source:funannotate), whose protein sequence is MSALSSPKPSFESEERPVSNSSSTQATEAASTDQSRAHSPRRRSIQFSVGGTESQLPTRSTSFIEKRRSRGDSPTKEDPADKDSKLLAVNRGPSPPPPKTYERGVSFDTFDNRDAADFSLTLNYKHKGYQSTRRSRTFLCGTDQNDYSEFALEWLIDELVDDGDEIVCLRAVEKDSRMASDAAIEEGKYRKEAERLFEQVIQKNSQDEKSISLVLELAVGKVEDIIQRMIRIYEPVLLVVGTRGRNMKGVHSLLPGSVSKYCLQQSPIPVIVVRPSPKREKKKKKRRADPTRRSYNHILEMSSRRGSRIFDASSSTESSTSKLPDEEAAVAEALGLPASYANSRTSLSDRSSLSHEDADAICPNQNSLDDRLMKSPLSGSPATSVESISISEDTQRPHSPDYPLGETSSSPPPAVDHDLSDNAQPSSPEIITLQTDADESDPKKQKRHSIPTIEVSNDNDDEKKEPDER, encoded by the exons ATGTCTGCTCTTTCCTCCCCCAAACCGTCCTTCGAGTCAGAGGAACGCCCAGTGTCCAACAGCAGCTCGACACAGGCAACAGAGGCCGCGTCGACCGACCAGTCCCGAGCCCACAGCCCCCGTCGACGATCCATTCAGTTCAGTGTTGGAGGCACGGAGTCTCAATTGCCGACTCGTTCAACGAGCTTTATAGAAAAGCGACGCTCTCGTGGCGATTCGCCGACCAAGGAAGACCCAGCGGACAAGGACAGCAAACTCCTCGCCGTCAACCGGGGGCCTTCGCCACCTCCACCAAA GACTTACGAGCGAGGTGTTTCCTTTGATACGTTCGATAATCGGGATGCGGCCGACTTCTCGCTGACGCTGAATTACAAACACAAGGGCTATCAGAGTACCCGGCGCAGCAGGACCTTCCTGTGTGGGACTGACCAGAACGATTACTCTGAATTCGCGCTCGAGTGGCTGATCGATGAGTTGGTGGATGACGGGGACGAGATTGTCTGTCTTCGTGCGGTGGAGAAGGATTCGCGCATGGCTAGCGATGCCGCTATTGAAGAGGGCAAGTATcgcaaggaggccgagaggCTGTTCGAGCAAGTCATCCAGAAGAATAGCCAAGATGAGAAGTCCATCAGCTTGGTTCTGGAATTGGCTGTCGGCAAGGTTGAGGATATCATCCAGCGCATG ATCCGCATATACGAACCGGTCCTCCTCGTTGTCGGCACGCGTGGCCGAAACATGAAAGGCGTGCACAGCCTACTCCCCGGCTCCGTATCAAAATACTGTCTCCAGCAATCCCCCATCCCCGTGATAGTCGTGCGCCCATCCCCAAAacgcgagaagaagaagaagaagcgtCGCGCAGATCCAACCCGACGAAGCTACAACCATATCCTAGAAATGAGCTCGCGGCGCGGCAGCCGCATCTTCGACGCCAGTTCCAGCACGGAGAGCAGCACCTCCAAACTCCctgacgaagaagccgccgTTGCCGAGGCGCTCGGTCTTCCGGCCTCGTATGCCAACTCTCGCACGTCGCTGTCCGACCGCAGCAGTCTCAGCCAcgaggatgccgatgctATCTGCCCGAATCAGAATTCCCTCGATGACCGCCTTATGAAGAGTCCGTTGAGCGGTAGCCCGGCCACCTCGGTAGAGAGTATTAGTATCAGCGAAGACACGCAGAGACCTCACTCGCCTGACTACCCGTTGGGAGagacttcctcttctcctccgcccGCTGTCGACCACGACTTATCCGACAATGCCCAACCATCATCGCCCGAGATTATTACTCTCCAAACTGACGCCGATGAGTCCGAccccaagaagcagaaacgTCATTCCATCCCCACAATTGAAGTCTCTAATGACAAtgacgacgagaagaaagagcCCGACGAGCGCTGA